The Arcobacter porcinus sequence ATGAATTGCAGTGTAAATATACAGGTGGAACAGTAATGCACCTATATATGAAAGAGAGAATTTCAAATGCAGATGCTTGTAAAAAACTACTAAAAAATGTAATTTCAAATTTTAGATTACCATATATAACAATCACACCACTTTTTTCAGTTTGTCCAAAACATGGATACTTGAATGGTGAGCATGAATATTGTCCAAAATGTGATGATGAAATTATAAAAGAGGAGTTGAAAAATGCAAAAATACAAAGTGCTTGAAAAAAATAGTGAAAAAAGAACAAAATGTATAGTTTATACTAGAGTTATGGGATATCATAGACCAGTTGAGAGTTTTAATATAGGAAAAAAAGGTGAGCATAGACAAAGAGAACAATTTATTGAATCAAAAAGTTGTTTATGATTTCACAAAGTTTACTACAACAGATTATACAGGCGAATTAGCTTGTATAATCTGGCATATATCTTGCAACTTAAGATGTACTTATTGCTACAACGACAATATAGTCTTTGCAAAAGAAGCAAAATATTCTCATAATGATATTTTAGAGTTTTTAAAAACAAGAAAAAATCTTTTAAGTGGAGTTGTTTTAAGTGGTGGAGAAGCTTCAATGCATGATTTAAAACCATTTTGCAAAGAGATAAAAAAACTAGGTTTTAAAATAAAACTAGATACAAATGGAATAAATACACAAAAACTAAAAGAGCT is a genomic window containing:
- the nrdD gene encoding anaerobic ribonucleoside-triphosphate reductase, with the translated sequence MQKYKVLEKNSEKRTKCIVYTRVMGYHRPVESFNIGKKGEHRQREQFIESKSCL
- a CDS encoding anaerobic ribonucleoside-triphosphate reductase activating protein, with translation MSIDKENNLLNQKVVYDFTKFTTTDYTGELACIIWHISCNLRCTYCYNDNIVFAKEAKYSHNDILEFLKTRKNLLSGVVLSGGEASMHDLKPFCKEIKKLGFKIKLDTNGINTQKLKELIEENLIDFISLDFKSTKDKFENITQRKSSLYDCFIKTLTYLIKIEFSFELRTTFNGTLLNEDDINEMIKIAYNLGYKNSFYIQNFLQTDSNIGNIDKNIEINRDRIVKNLLKIEYR